The following are encoded together in the Brassica napus cultivar Da-Ae chromosome A9, Da-Ae, whole genome shotgun sequence genome:
- the LOC106422078 gene encoding receptor-like protein 4 — translation MMMLRYTLACLLIFSFGLTSSSARQAPYALRISCGARHNVKTPPTYVLWYKDIAYTGGVPANATQPGYITPPLKTLRYFPISEGPNNCYNIVRVPKGHYSVRIFFGVVDQPNFDKEPLFDISIEGTQIYSLKSGWSSHDDQVFAEARVFLMGGTSTICFHSTGHGDPAILSIEILQVDDKAYYFGQGWGQGMILRTAKRLTCGTGKPRFDEDYRGDRWGGDRFWNPMRSFGEGGDSPRSTENTIKKASVSPNFYPEGLYQSALVSTDDQPDLTYSIDVEPNRNYSVWMHFAEIDATVTAEGKRVFDVVINGDTFFEDVDVIKMSGGRYTALVLNATVAVSGRTLTVVLQPKGGGHAIINAIEVFEIITAEFKTLRDEVSALQKMRKALGLPSRFGWNGDPCVPTQHPWSGADCQLDKNTSRWVIDGLDLDSQGLKGFLPNDISKLKHLQSINLSQNSIHGGIPASLGSITKLEVLDLSYNSFNGSIPETIGELTSLRILNLNGNSLSGKVPAAVGGMLLHRVRFNFTDNAGLCGIPGLPACGAHLSSGAKIGIAFGVSVAFLLLVLCALIWWKRRQNILRAQHIAARGAPYAKKRTNVSHDIQMTRHGHNNNHGQARTAVENGPSLLS, via the exons ATGATGATGCTTCGATATACACTCGCATGTCTTCTCATTTTCTCTTTTGGTCTCACTTCTTCCTCTGCTCGTCAAG CACCATATGCATTGCGGATCAGCTGCGGAGCTCGACATAACGTTAAAACACCACCAACTTATGTACTGTGGTACAAAGATATCGCCTATACTGGAGGAGTACCTGCAAACGCAACCCAGCCTGGTTACATAACCCCTCCCTTGAAAACCCTTCGCTACTTCCCAATCTCCGAAGGTCCAAACAACTGCTACAACATCGTCCGAGTGCCCAAGGGACACTACTCTGTGAGGATATTCTTCGGAGTGGTAGACCAGCCTAACTTCGACAAAGAGCCTCTCTTCGACATATCCATCGAAGGCACTCAGATTTACTCTCTCAAGTCCGGTTGGAGCAGTCACGATGACCAAGTCTTCGCCGAAGCTCGCGTTTTCCTCATGGGAGGCACGTCCACCATCTGTTTCCACAGCACTGGGCACGGAGATCCCGCCATCCTCTCCATCGAGATTCTCCAAGTTGATGACAAGGCTTACTATTTCGGGCAAGGGTGGGGCCAGGGAATGATTCTGAGAACCGCCAAGAGGCTGACTTGCGGCACGGGGAAGCCGAGGTTTGATGAGGATTACCGTGGTGATCGTTGGGGCGGCGATAGGTTTTGGAATCCAATGAGGTCTTTTGGTGAAGGTGGTGACTCTCCGAGATCAACTGAGAATACCATCAAGAAAGCTTCCGTGTCGCCGAATTTTTATCCTGAGGGGCTGTATCAGTCTGCCTTGGTTAGCACGGATGATCAGCCTGATTTGACTTATAGCATTGACGTGGAGCCTAACAGAAACTATTCGGTGTGGATGCACTTCGCTGAGATTGATGCTACGGTGACTGCTGAAGGGAAAAGAGTGTTTGATGTTGTTATTAATGGTGATACTTTCTTTGAAGATGTGGATGTTATAAAGATGAGTGGCGGTCGGTACACGGCGCTTGTTCTCAATGCGACGGTGGCTGTGAGTGGTAGAACTTTGACGGTTGTTTTACAGCCTAAGGGAGGTGGTCATGCGATTATTAATGCGATTGAAGTCTTTGAGATTATTACTGCTGAGTTTAAGACATTAAGGGATGAAG TGAGTGCGTTACAGAAAATGAGAAAAGCTTTGGGGCTTCCTTCGAGGTTTGGATGGAATGGGGATCCATGTGTTCCTACACAACATCCCTGGAGCGGAGCTGATTGTCAGCTGGACAAGAACACCAGCAGATGGGTCATTGATGGACT TGATCTTGATAGCCAAGGTCTGAAGGGTTTCTTACCAAACGACATCTCAAAGCTGAAACATCTTCAGAGCAT AAACTTGAGTCAAAACAGCATTCATGGAGGAATACCTGCATCGCTTGGAAGCATTACAAAATTGGAAGTTCT GGACCTCTCCTACAACTCTTTCAATGGATCTATCCCTGAAACCATAGGAGAGTTAACATCGCTGCGGATTCT GAATCTCAATGGAAACTCTTTGTCAGGAAAAGTACCAGCAGCTGTGGGTGGAATGCTGTTGCACAGAGTAAGATTCAA TTTCACAGATAACGCAGGTCTTTGCGGTATCCCGGGGCTTCCAGCTTGCGGGGCGCACCTCTCTTCTGGAGCCAAGATTGGGATTGCATTTGGTGTTAGCGTAGCCTTCTTATTGCTCGTTTTATGTGCATTGATATGGTGGAAGAGACGACAAAACATTCTTCGAGCACAGCATATTGCAG CAAGAGGAGCTCCTTATGCGAAGAAGAGAACCAATGTATCTCATGACATTCAAATGACACGGCACGGGCATAACAATAACCATGGCCAAGCACGTACTGCTGTTGAAAATGGACCGAGCTTGTTGTCCTGA
- the LOC106418557 gene encoding dormancy-associated protein 1-like, with protein sequence MVLLDKLWDDVVAGPQPDRGLARLRKITTQPINIRGEGSNKVMHRSLTMPTVVSPGTPTTPTTPTTPHKDNVWRSVFNPGSNLATRAIGSNIFDKPAHPNSPSVYDWLYSGESRSQHR encoded by the exons atgGTTCTGCTAGATAAGCTTTGGGATGATGTTGTTGCCGGACCTCAACCTGACCGTGGCCTAGCCCGCCTCCGCAAAATCACCACCCAACCAATTAATATCAGAG gagaaggaAGCAACAAGGTGATGCATAGGTCGTTGACTATGCCGACGGTAGTGAGCCCCGGAACTCCAACTACTCCGACCACTCCGACAACGCCACATAAGGATAACGTGTGGAGGAGCGTCTTTAATCCTGGAAGCAACCTCGCCACAAGAGCCATCGGCTCCAACATCTTTGATAAACCAGCCCACCCAAATTCTCCATCCGTCTACGACTG GTTGTACAGCGGCGAGTCAAGGAGTCAGCACCGTTAA